A genome region from Hymenobacter tibetensis includes the following:
- a CDS encoding alpha/beta fold hydrolase has protein sequence MVLLHGIPKTGYHWRHLLPLLSDQYTVIVPDLRGLGDSDHPAGGYDAATMSDDIAALMATLGHDAYHVVGEDWGAVIGYQLAARHPQRVKSLVFTEALMPGFNFEQHAALTPENAAGMFLWHVGFYFKADVPEMLIAGHERELITYMIKSERLFPDTATADAIEEYVRCYSLPGGIRSMLAVYRAMLVDGEQNRESATTKLALPVLALGGDAFIGARNEEIMQQLAHHVTGHDLAEEVPEAMASVLLPFLAAHP, from the coding sequence CACCTACTGCCCCTGCTCAGCGACCAGTACACCGTCATCGTACCGGACTTGCGCGGCCTGGGCGACTCGGACCACCCCGCCGGCGGGTATGACGCGGCCACCATGAGCGACGACATTGCGGCGCTCATGGCTACGCTTGGCCACGACGCCTATCACGTGGTGGGCGAAGATTGGGGGGCCGTTATTGGCTATCAGCTCGCCGCGCGCCACCCACAGCGGGTGAAGTCCCTGGTCTTTACCGAAGCGTTAATGCCCGGCTTCAACTTCGAACAGCACGCGGCCTTGACTCCCGAAAACGCAGCGGGTATGTTTCTCTGGCATGTGGGGTTTTACTTTAAAGCGGATGTGCCCGAGATGCTCATTGCCGGCCATGAGCGCGAGTTGATTACCTATATGATCAAGTCCGAACGGCTATTCCCCGACACGGCCACGGCGGATGCCATCGAGGAATACGTGCGCTGCTACAGCCTGCCCGGCGGTATCCGCTCGATGCTGGCCGTGTACCGCGCTATGCTCGTGGACGGCGAACAGAATCGAGAATCGGCTACAACCAAGCTGGCGCTCCCGGTTCTGGCGCTAGGCGGCGATGCGTTTATTGGAGCGCGCAACGAAGAGATCATGCAGCAACTGGCCCACCACGTCACCGGCCATGACCTAGCCGAGGAAGTGCCGGAGGCGATGGCCTCCGTGCTGCTGCCCTTTTTGGCCGCCCACCCCTAA